The DNA region CGCCGTTAGGATTACCATTGCGAACATCGAACAAAAGAACGAACTCGTACCGTTTATCGATCGCCTTCTCGCTTAGATCGGCTGCTACAGATTCTCTTGCGACTGCCGTTGCCATAGGGGATTCCTTTTCGATTGGAAACTTTTATGTGTCATAAAAATAATGGTGTGAAAGCATACTAAAAGCTAAACTGTTTGTGCTTGCGATTCGTCGAGTTCGGCTTCTCTTCGCGAAAATCGAAATGCACTGGCTGTCTCTGGATATTCATTTTCCCATTTCTCTCGTTCTTCTTTCGGCATCCACAGCCAATGCCGCATCTGGTGGTAGCCAATCACAAACAAGCCCTGTTGCTCCAAATCGAGATGCGCTGGAATGCCCGTGGTTTGATAGGGGTATCGTTTTCGACTCACATCGAATCGGGAGCAGAAGTGATCGATAAGTCGATCAAGCCGTCGGGCAAAACCTCGCTGTTTAACGTCATCCACATCACCTGCTTTTTTGGCATGATGACGCGAATTCTTTAGCAGCCGAATAAATACCGAGCGTGGCGCCGCCGACGCCGCGGAAAAGTATCGATCTATCACGGATGCGTTTACATCGCCCAGTGCTAGCTGCTGTATCCTTTCTAAAACGGCCATCAGCGCTCCTAACGAGTAGCCTTCGCTTTCTAACGTAGGATTCAAAGACACGGGAACCTCCGGATATCGAAGAGATAATTGGGAATCGAACCGCCGACGCCGATTCAAAACCGCGCGAATCAGCGCCGCTCGCGCATCACGCCGCGCGGCGTCGGTCCATTCATCACGAGTGGCTTCAGCGCGTGATCGTATCAGCGCACGCTGAAGAATCTGGAACGGGTACGGTGTACCGGTAAAAGCAGCGCGAATAAAACCTGCTTCCAATGAGGCAGGCGTTTCCGACCTGCCCTCCGCCGCTAAGCAATCCATCAGCCACCGCAAAGGAATCACCGGCGTTTCAGGCGTTCCTGATTTGGGACGGGCATTTCGGACAATTTGCAGATCGGCGAAATGCTCCGCCAAATGATCGAGGGCCTGCTGCAAAGTGGTCTCGATCCAGTCACGCACAATTGCCCGTCCTTGTGCGCCGGAGATGACCAGCACGTAGAACGCCGTTGGTTTTTTGATCACGACGCGCCGGCCGTGCAAAATAGTTCGATAAAATTCAGAAACCGTATCCTCAGTTTCTCCATTCAAGGCAGGAATCAGAGAGTCATCGAAAAGTTCGTCTGAGTCTCCAGCCTGCGACGCCGACCAAAAACAGATTGCCGTGTCGCCGCTAATGCGAATGTTGCGCAGCGGCATTGCCTGCTGTGGATTCGACGGATTCGGAAACGAGTCGCTCAGCAGGCGGTTCAGCGCGGTTGATGCCTTTTCGGCAACCTCTCGTGAGACGGGCGCGTTTTTCATTGCCCTTCAATCCATATGATTCAAACGCAGAGGCATTGAAGGACACCAATGAGACACCGCTCGATGTTCCGCCGGGAACTCGCTTCAACAACGGAAACAGTCCGACTTCGCCAATCGATTCGCCGCTGACCAGGCAGCGAAGCGAGGAATCATCGGCAGCCTTTTTATTCGCGGTCCTCAGGCTTTTCCAATAATTGCGCACCCCCTGCCGCAAATGGACGCACTCATGTGTCCCAACCCGAAATGCGAACATGTCATTCGGCGCCCATAGGTCATGTTTGCAACTCTCTTCGATATCATCTCGATAATTGGCTATGTTATTTAGGAAATTGACCACTGCCTGCACATCGGGCTCCTTTATGGCCGTGGCGCAAGAACTGATTTGTTCGCGAAACAATTCCAGCCGAATCCGTAGCTTCTCCGCATCGCGCGCGCCGGCAGGGTCAAACCCTAAAGCATATTCCGACTTGTCGACAAGAAAAAATGCTGAATCGCCCCTCGTGCGAATCGGTTGCCGCGGAATCTCCATCGGATTGCCCACATATTTCGGCTTCCGCTCTGTTCCCTCGTTGAGATTGCTTCGCCGTGATTCGATCTGTGCTAGCGTACCGTCTGGCTTGAGAACAATAACCCACGAAACCGGCTTTATTTCGAAATCCGGATCCGGCACTAACTGCTCTTTATCAGCCAACTCGACAAGAGCTCGCAAAATCATAAGGAGGCCTCCTCGGACTCGACTAAAGTAACCTCTGGAGTCGCGGGTACTTCCAACACGCCCTTTTCAAGACTGGCCCGAAAGAAACGCGGGCGAGTGCGACCGTTGCCGAATTCCATATCCCACAGCATCAGGCCCAAATCCTGACTATGATCGATCGGCTTAGGCGTCTCGGAAGTGACCGGTAAAACGTGGGCCACAAACTCCCGGCAGCCAAAATAGGGTTGCTGAAAATGCTGGCCTTTCTCCAATCGACGCTGAAACATATCTTCAAACTTGCGAACATTGTCTTCAGCGCCGGCGCGCTCGGTCATTTCAAAATGTGCTTCGATGACGTAATCGACCGATCGAAGGGCTACGGTATTTCGCTGTGCGCGATCGTCCTCCACAATGAGCACCGGCGCGGTGCCACCATTTTCGATCACGGCCGCCGCTGGCGCCGAAGCGCGGCTTGCGACCTCGTTCCGGCGGAACGCGACCCAGCGAATCTCGCTAAGCACATGAATGCGATCGATCCGCCAACGAATAGCCGGCTTCCAAAGAATTGACTCTAAAATCCCGCGGGCCGCCGACGGAGTCATAACCGGGTAGGACACCCTCTCCGCTTTAAGCTCCGGTCTCGTAAAACAGGCTATGGGACCTGCGGTACGCGCGCGAAGTATAGTTGCCATTCGAAGCCCCATTTTCTAACTGTTTCGTGGCTGTAGTTTGTGAGTTCTTCCGCGGGAATGGCAACGCCATTCCCGTGGAACTTTCATCCTTATAAAATAAGCGCATCAGGAGAAATGTCTGCTTGTGGGTCTGGCTGCAGCCCAAACTCATCACTGTACCAATCGCTAGAAAAAAGAGGCGTCGGCAGCCCGATCGAGTTGTCCGCAACTTCGATCATTCCACGACCAGCAATATTATCAAAATACATCTTGTTCACTTGAACTAAATAAGGCTGCAAAGCCCGGACAGTTTGTAGTGATGGCTCGGCTTGGTAGCGCGCAGCTCGTTCGCGTCCCTCTTTCCAGGGCACGACAATCGATCGCATGCCATTATCGGCGATCATCTGGAACTTCTCTGAGATCGTTGCAAAATTTAGTTCGCCAATCTCTCGCAGCACTTGATTTTGGTCCAGATGATTGAGCTCGTAAAACTGCTCGAAGTACAATAGCGCGTGATCCGGATTCAGCAGGTCCAAACCACCGACTAGCCGTGGTTCCGACGACTGCAACTCGAACAATTTTTGTGTTGTCTCCACTCCCTTCCTCAATGTTCCTGGGGGCGGTTGCGTAATAGCGCGAAAGATAATGAATCGGCCGGCGGGTTTACCTGCCCTTAAGGTCCTTAGTCCCTCGCGATCGCAACGGCCGGCCGACTGCGCCAAACTAT from Pirellulales bacterium includes:
- the cas5c gene encoding type I-C CRISPR-associated protein Cas5c, whose amino-acid sequence is MATILRARTAGPIACFTRPELKAERVSYPVMTPSAARGILESILWKPAIRWRIDRIHVLSEIRWVAFRRNEVASRASAPAAAVIENGGTAPVLIVEDDRAQRNTVALRSVDYVIEAHFEMTERAGAEDNVRKFEDMFQRRLEKGQHFQQPYFGCREFVAHVLPVTSETPKPIDHSQDLGLMLWDMEFGNGRTRPRFFRASLEKGVLEVPATPEVTLVESEEASL
- a CDS encoding type I-C CRISPR-associated protein Cas8c/Csd1; this encodes MNRLLSDSFPNPSNPQQAMPLRNIRISGDTAICFWSASQAGDSDELFDDSLIPALNGETEDTVSEFYRTILHGRRVVIKKPTAFYVLVISGAQGRAIVRDWIETTLQQALDHLAEHFADLQIVRNARPKSGTPETPVIPLRWLMDCLAAEGRSETPASLEAGFIRAAFTGTPYPFQILQRALIRSRAEATRDEWTDAARRDARAALIRAVLNRRRRFDSQLSLRYPEVPVSLNPTLESEGYSLGALMAVLERIQQLALGDVNASVIDRYFSAASAAPRSVFIRLLKNSRHHAKKAGDVDDVKQRGFARRLDRLIDHFCSRFDVSRKRYPYQTTGIPAHLDLEQQGLFVIGYHQMRHWLWMPKEEREKWENEYPETASAFRFSRREAELDESQAQTV
- a CDS encoding type I-C CRISPR-associated protein Cas8c/Csd1 gives rise to the protein MILRALVELADKEQLVPDPDFEIKPVSWVIVLKPDGTLAQIESRRSNLNEGTERKPKYVGNPMEIPRQPIRTRGDSAFFLVDKSEYALGFDPAGARDAEKLRIRLELFREQISSCATAIKEPDVQAVVNFLNNIANYRDDIEESCKHDLWAPNDMFAFRVGTHECVHLRQGVRNYWKSLRTANKKAADDSSLRCLVSGESIGEVGLFPLLKRVPGGTSSGVSLVSFNASAFESYGLKGNEKRARLTRGCRKGINRAEPPAERLVSESVESTAGNAAAQHSH